In Kordiimonas sp. SCSIO 12610, the sequence ATCACCGTTTTAAAGGGTGATTATACAAACCGTGATGCAGAAATAGCCGGCGTTCTTGCTAAGTATCAACGCGCTGGCGTGCCGCTTTACCTTTATTTCCCGAAAGGACAAAAAGAGGCCATTGTTTTACCCGAAGTTTTGACAACGGGTTTATTAAAGGACATGGTAACGTCTAACCCGATTTAATTCGGAACCTTTGTTTCAAGGAGTGATCACATGCTGAATAAACTTGTTTTTGCACTTATTATCGTTGTCGCACTATCTGTTGCCGGTATTGCAAACGGCGTAGAAGTTGGAAAACCGGCACCAAACTTCACAGCGGTTGATTCAAAAGGAAATGAAGTATCATTAAGTGACTTCCTCGGTAAGCCTGTTGTCCTTGAATGGACAAATCATGATTGCCCATATGTGCGCAAACATTATGGAAGCGGTAATATGCAGCGTACCCAAAGTGCACTCACTGATGATGGTGTTGTCTGGCTATCAATCATATCATCTGCTGAAGGGGAACAGGGGTATGTGTCTGGTGCAGAAGCGGACAAGTTAACAGCAACGCGGGGTGCATATCCATCAAGTGTATTGTTAGACCCGGAAGGGGACGTGGGCAGGCTTTATGCAGCGCGTACGACACCACATATGTTTCTGATCGATGAAAAAGGCATTGTTCAATATCAGGGCGCTATTGACGATAGACCATCCGCACGCCCCGCTAGCCTTAAAGGCGCAACAAATTATGTTAAAGCCGCATGGGATAGCCTGAAAGCAGGCAACGATATTGAGGCTGTAAATACAAAACCATACGGCTGCTCAGTGAAATATAGTCATTAATTCAAACCTGGAGTAATTAATGACAATGTCACGGTTTATAAAAACTTATGTTGCGATTGTTGTTGCATTAGCCTCTGTTTCGCTTGCGAGCAAAGCCCAGGACAATAATCAGTCTAAGTCTGTAGAACGTATAGCCATCGAAAAACTTGAGTTTCTTGTTGGACACTGGGCAGGCGAGGGGACATCCTATCAAGCGGATGGTGCTACCAGCAAATATTATGATACAGAAGATGTGTGGTTTGATGTTCAAAATAGTGTTTTGATCATTCAGGCGCGGGGTTTTCGAGACAATAAACAGTTCTATGGCTTACATACGGTCATATATTTTGATGCTGAGCGCGGCCAGTATGTATATAGCCCATACACGTCCAAAGGCGTCAGTCGGCCCTTTTACTGCGACTTACATGGTCAAAAACTTATTTGCTTCATCGAAGATAAAAGTTATCGTTTAACCTTCCAGCGCAGGGAAAATGGTGATTGGAACGAATTTGGTGAGCGGTTCGTTGATGGTGTTTGGCAAAAGAATTTTGAAACCATTCTCCAACCTGCAACCAAGGTTAAATAATCAGTAACGGGCTTTTTATAATTTTCCCAGATTTTTTAAGGTGTTGTTAAACCTATTCGCGCATATTAACCATAAGTGGAAAGGTGTATGAACTAAATTCATGCACTAAAATGGAATTTGAACTTATGTTTTTTATCATTGGTCTTGTCATTGTTTTGGTCATGGTGTTCGGTGGCTTTACGCTTGCCGGCGGTAAGTTTGACATCATTATTAAAGCACTTCCTTTCGAGTTGATGATGATTTTTGGTGGCGCGATTGGCGGTTTTGTCAGCGCGAACGGTACCAACGTTATCAAGGGCGCGTTAGGCGGCATTGGTTCCGTAATGAAGGGACCGAAATGGAATTCGCAGGATTATAAAGATCTGCTGCTTCTGATGTTTTTGTTTGTTAAAACCATACGAAGTAAGGGCGTCGTGGCAATTGAACCCCATATTGAAAACCCGC encodes:
- a CDS encoding redoxin domain-containing protein, whose protein sequence is MLNKLVFALIIVVALSVAGIANGVEVGKPAPNFTAVDSKGNEVSLSDFLGKPVVLEWTNHDCPYVRKHYGSGNMQRTQSALTDDGVVWLSIISSAEGEQGYVSGAEADKLTATRGAYPSSVLLDPEGDVGRLYAARTTPHMFLIDEKGIVQYQGAIDDRPSARPASLKGATNYVKAAWDSLKAGNDIEAVNTKPYGCSVKYSH